CTTGCAGTACGGTGAGCAGTGCTTTGGGATCTACGATCGCCCCTCGTGCGGTGTTGATCAGATAAGCGGTCGGCTTCATCAAGCGCAAGCGTCGCTCATCCAGCAGGTATTTGGATTGGGGGGTGAGGGGCAGGTGCAAGCTAACGATATCGGATTCGGCTAACAGGCGATCGAGTTGCTCTGGAGATGTTTTTGAGGTGGCGTAGGTGACGGTCATACCCAGTGCGATCGCCCGTTGTTCCACGGCTTGAGCGATCGCCCCATGACCAATTAGCCCAAGCTTTTTGCCCGACAACTCTACCCCCTGCAACGGTTTAAAGTCCCAAATGCCTTGAGTCAACAACCCATGAGCGGTAACAATGCGGCGAGTAATGGCAAACATCAACCCCAGCGTAAATTCTGCGACGGCTAACACGTTGTTGGTGGGGCAGTTCATGACTTGGATGCCTGCCTCAGTTGCAGCAGCTACGTCAACGTGGTTGTAACCAATCCCTGGCACTACGATGTATCTCAAATGA
The window above is part of the Oscillatoria sp. FACHB-1407 genome. Proteins encoded here:
- a CDS encoding 2-hydroxyacid dehydrogenase, which gives rise to MKLVFPDYLELLDEDWQALNRLGEVTRYDDIPASETELIQRIQGAELIGTAVVAITPSVIQQCPHLRYIVVPGIGYNHVDVAAATEAGIQVMNCPTNNVLAVAEFTLGLMFAITRRIVTAHGLLTQGIWDFKPLQGVELSGKKLGLIGHGAIAQAVEQRAIALGMTVTYATSKTSPEQLDRLLAESDIVSLHLPLTPQSKYLLDERRLRLMKPTAYLINTARGAIVDPKALLTVLQEKRIAGAALDVFEQEPTDGTTSPEIQALAQLDNVVLTPHIAYNSQEALARLGQEILQAIAACLKGDPINVVNAISKKDKR